One genomic region from Pseudoduganella lutea encodes:
- a CDS encoding beta strand repeat-containing protein yields the protein MSLPRSPILCRRTGLPFNTLVLAVALAGPALAHAASFNIATGTTTTAQNLGTGQAGNVAAGATLAVGGSAVAVAVTGDNVTLNNQGTITQSGGGRAIRANGAVQQFVITNGSLTNGAALIRTADADVIQMNSPASSVTLENYGSLVSLNASAGGAQAVDFSAVTGANTINNHAGGLLLATEADAVRPGERGVVFNAGTIRSVTATGSSSDGIDGQENSGIRITNAATGLVDAARHGITFEQKNANTTSTLDLTNLAGGIVRGNDGSGINVDGFNGRQVVLVVNGGLISGNGVTGDGDGVDVDGLVNIMNTGVIRSLNAVEAGGLAFSEGISAGGGTIVNSGTIEGLVAAGNTQAVGRGITLAGNDIETGPLAGTREGLYGNAAIVNLGGGIIHGQGDSAIAVTGGTASGYKVSVDNHVGATIRGGGTTAAAIRTNADDATITNAGTIDGSSSGKAIAFGGGNDTLVINGGGAAVLGTIDGGAGTNRLVIEAGAGGSFAYAGAITNFASVELRSGALALQGADVVAAGSALVLAGGTLDLTAAASQTFASLALADSSAIVLGDTVLTFNGLGTIAVGETLALTQAGGSFTLRFLGDYAGNAAFSQLMDATTIGSQAVTYSFDGTYTNVSAVPEPATIGMLLGGLGIVALAARRRKAATV from the coding sequence ATGTCCCTGCCACGTTCCCCGATCCTGTGCCGCCGTACCGGCCTGCCGTTCAACACGCTGGTGCTGGCCGTGGCACTTGCCGGCCCGGCGCTGGCGCATGCCGCGTCGTTCAATATCGCGACCGGCACGACCACCACGGCGCAGAACCTTGGCACTGGCCAGGCGGGCAACGTGGCCGCCGGCGCGACGCTGGCCGTCGGCGGTTCGGCGGTCGCCGTGGCGGTCACGGGCGACAACGTCACATTGAACAACCAGGGCACGATCACGCAGTCGGGCGGCGGCCGCGCGATCCGCGCCAACGGCGCCGTGCAGCAGTTCGTCATCACCAATGGCAGCCTCACGAACGGCGCGGCACTGATCCGCACTGCGGATGCCGACGTGATCCAGATGAACAGCCCCGCGTCCAGCGTCACGCTGGAAAACTATGGCTCGCTGGTTTCGCTGAATGCCTCGGCCGGCGGTGCGCAGGCTGTCGACTTCAGCGCGGTGACCGGTGCGAACACCATCAACAACCACGCGGGCGGCCTGCTGCTGGCCACCGAGGCCGATGCCGTGCGGCCGGGCGAGCGCGGTGTCGTCTTCAACGCCGGCACGATCCGCTCGGTGACGGCGACCGGCAGCAGCAGCGACGGCATCGACGGCCAGGAAAACAGCGGCATCCGCATCACGAACGCGGCGACCGGCCTGGTGGACGCCGCCCGGCACGGCATCACGTTCGAACAGAAGAACGCGAACACGACGTCGACGCTGGACCTGACGAACCTCGCCGGCGGCATCGTGCGCGGCAACGACGGCTCGGGCATCAATGTCGACGGCTTCAATGGCCGGCAGGTGGTACTCGTCGTCAATGGCGGCCTGATCTCCGGCAATGGCGTGACGGGCGATGGCGACGGCGTCGACGTGGATGGCCTCGTGAACATCATGAACACGGGCGTGATCCGCTCGCTGAACGCGGTCGAGGCGGGCGGCCTGGCGTTCAGCGAAGGCATCTCGGCCGGCGGCGGCACGATCGTCAACAGCGGCACGATCGAGGGACTGGTCGCGGCGGGCAATACGCAGGCGGTGGGCCGCGGCATCACCTTGGCCGGCAACGACATCGAAACCGGTCCGCTGGCCGGCACCCGCGAGGGCCTGTACGGCAATGCGGCGATCGTCAATCTCGGCGGCGGCATCATCCACGGCCAGGGCGACTCCGCGATCGCCGTCACCGGCGGCACGGCCAGCGGCTACAAGGTCAGTGTCGACAACCACGTGGGCGCCACCATCCGCGGCGGCGGCACCACCGCGGCCGCGATCCGCACCAATGCCGACGACGCCACCATCACCAACGCCGGCACGATCGACGGCAGCAGCAGCGGCAAGGCGATCGCCTTCGGCGGCGGCAACGATACGCTCGTAATCAATGGCGGCGGTGCCGCGGTGCTGGGGACCATCGATGGCGGCGCGGGCACCAACAGGCTCGTCATCGAAGCGGGCGCCGGCGGCAGCTTTGCCTATGCGGGGGCGATCACGAATTTCGCGAGCGTGGAACTCAGGAGCGGCGCGCTGGCGCTGCAGGGCGCCGACGTCGTCGCCGCCGGCAGCGCACTGGTGCTGGCCGGTGGCACGCTGGACCTGACGGCCGCGGCGTCGCAGACCTTCGCCAGCCTGGCGCTGGCCGACAGCTCGGCCATCGTGCTGGGCGACACCGTGCTGACCTTCAATGGCCTGGGCACGATCGCGGTGGGCGAAACGCTGGCGCTGACGCAGGCGGGCGGCAGCTTCACGCTGCGCTTCCTCGGCGACTATGCGGGCAACGCGGCGTTCTCGCAGCTGATGGACGCGACGACGATCGGCAGCCAGGCCGTCACTTACAGCTTCGACGGCACGTATACGAACGTGAGCGCGGTGCCGGAGCCGGCCACCATCGGCATGCTGCTTGGCGGGCTGGGGATCGTGGCCCTGGCGGCGCGGCGGCGCAAGGCCGCAACGGTGTAA
- a CDS encoding glycoside hydrolase family 43 protein, whose translation MADNKDNQARVEQLKGSAISQPLVTHIYTADPSAHVFDGRIYLYPSHDIEAGIPFNDNGDHFAMEDYHVFSMDRPDGEVTDHGVALHVNDVPWAARQMWAPDVARKDGRYYLYFPAKRADGIFQIGVAVSESPTGPFTAEPAPIEGSYSIDPAVFEDGGEHYIYFGGIWGGQLQKYRDNAFDAGNEEPGDEEPALQARVARLSADMKQFAETPRAVVILDEDGKELLAGDHDRRYFEGPWMHKYRGKYYFSYSTGDTHFLCYATADNAYGPFRYQGRILTPVIGWTTHHSIVEVEGRWFLYYHDSSLSGGVTHLRSVKVTELFYDEDGRIVTLYPYGEDNQQVDIA comes from the coding sequence ATGGCAGACAACAAGGACAACCAGGCACGCGTCGAGCAGCTGAAAGGCAGCGCGATCTCGCAACCGCTCGTCACGCATATCTATACGGCCGACCCGTCGGCCCACGTGTTCGACGGCCGCATCTACCTCTACCCGTCGCACGACATCGAAGCCGGCATCCCGTTCAACGACAACGGCGACCACTTCGCAATGGAGGATTACCACGTCTTCTCGATGGACCGCCCCGATGGCGAAGTGACCGATCACGGCGTGGCGCTGCACGTGAATGACGTGCCGTGGGCGGCGCGCCAGATGTGGGCGCCGGACGTGGCACGCAAGGATGGTCGCTATTACCTGTACTTCCCCGCCAAGCGCGCCGACGGCATCTTCCAGATCGGCGTGGCCGTATCCGAAAGCCCGACAGGCCCGTTCACGGCCGAGCCGGCACCGATCGAAGGCAGCTACTCGATCGACCCGGCCGTGTTCGAGGATGGCGGTGAACACTACATCTACTTCGGCGGCATCTGGGGCGGCCAGTTGCAGAAATATCGCGACAACGCCTTTGACGCCGGCAACGAGGAGCCGGGTGACGAGGAACCGGCGCTGCAGGCCCGCGTGGCCCGCCTGTCGGCCGACATGAAGCAGTTCGCGGAAACGCCGCGCGCCGTCGTCATCCTCGACGAGGACGGCAAGGAGCTGCTGGCGGGCGACCACGACCGCCGCTACTTCGAGGGCCCATGGATGCACAAGTACCGCGGCAAGTACTACTTCTCGTACTCGACCGGCGATACCCACTTCCTGTGCTATGCCACGGCCGACAATGCATATGGCCCGTTTAGGTACCAGGGCAGGATCCTGACGCCGGTGATCGGCTGGACCACGCACCACTCCATCGTCGAGGTGGAAGGCCGGTGGTTCCTGTACTACCATGACAGCAGCCTGTCCGGCGGTGTCACGCACCTGCGCTCGGTGAAGGTCACGGAACTGTTCTACGACGAGGACGGGCGCATCGTCACGCTGTATCCGTATGGCGAGGATAACCAGCAGGTCGATATCGCCTGA
- a CDS encoding MFS transporter, with product MTNMQQPAIEPGAADRLTVTEKVGYCLGDLAANLIFQTLLTFIAFFYTDVFKVSPNAAATIIFAGGLVGACFNPLMGLIADRTVTRWGKFRPWILWTSVPFGLIAILAFSTPDLGPDGKIIYASLTYVLLMLIYSANNLPYSALSGVLTGSMSERNSLSAYRFVAVMVAQFIIQVLLLPLVLILGDGDKVAGFRNTMVIFAIAGTICFLITFFTTRERIVPTAAQRSSIGQDITDLLRNRPWMVMLTVTILVFITLALKGGMYIYYFRSYLSSQHLAVFLQDVGFNGFIAGLNAVLASVGLTAFQWPEDAPTSAFSVFNAIGIVMMIIGIGFSRPLADRFGKREVFGIALFISTLFMLAFYFYAPTSIGIVFVSQLLHGFFYGITIPLLWAMIADVADYSEWKNNRRATALLFSAMIFGLKAGLSIGGALVAGLLSTVGYDATQAVQAPAVADGIRLSVSLYAAIPFLLAVGSLAFYEIRKSMERTIEQELGLRRAAAPQ from the coding sequence GGGCGCTGCCGACCGCCTGACAGTCACGGAGAAAGTCGGCTACTGCCTGGGCGACCTGGCGGCCAACCTGATCTTCCAGACCCTGCTCACCTTCATCGCGTTCTTCTACACGGACGTGTTCAAGGTGTCGCCCAACGCGGCGGCCACGATCATCTTCGCCGGCGGCCTCGTCGGTGCCTGCTTCAATCCACTGATGGGCCTGATTGCCGACCGCACCGTTACGCGCTGGGGCAAGTTCCGCCCGTGGATCCTGTGGACATCGGTGCCGTTCGGCCTGATCGCCATCCTCGCCTTCAGCACGCCGGACCTGGGGCCCGACGGCAAGATCATCTATGCCTCGCTCACCTACGTGCTGCTGATGCTGATTTACTCGGCCAACAACCTGCCCTACTCCGCGCTGTCCGGCGTGCTGACCGGCAGCATGTCCGAGCGTAACAGCCTGTCGGCCTACCGCTTCGTGGCCGTGATGGTGGCGCAGTTCATCATCCAGGTGCTGCTGCTGCCGCTCGTGCTGATCCTCGGCGACGGCGACAAGGTCGCGGGCTTCCGCAACACCATGGTCATCTTTGCCATCGCAGGCACGATCTGCTTCCTTATCACCTTCTTCACCACGCGCGAGCGCATCGTGCCGACGGCCGCGCAGCGCTCGAGCATCGGCCAGGACATCACGGACCTGCTGCGCAACCGCCCGTGGATGGTGATGCTGACCGTGACGATCCTCGTGTTCATCACGCTTGCCCTGAAGGGCGGCATGTACATCTATTACTTCCGCAGCTACCTGTCGAGCCAGCACCTGGCCGTGTTCCTGCAGGATGTGGGCTTCAACGGTTTCATCGCCGGCCTCAACGCCGTGCTGGCGAGCGTGGGCCTCACCGCGTTCCAGTGGCCGGAAGATGCGCCCACGTCCGCGTTCAGCGTGTTCAACGCGATCGGCATCGTGATGATGATCATCGGCATCGGCTTCTCGCGCCCACTGGCCGACCGCTTCGGCAAGCGCGAGGTATTCGGCATCGCGCTGTTCATCTCCACGCTGTTCATGCTGGCGTTCTACTTCTACGCGCCCACGTCGATCGGCATCGTGTTCGTGTCGCAGCTGCTGCACGGCTTCTTCTATGGCATCACGATCCCGCTGCTGTGGGCGATGATCGCCGACGTGGCCGACTATTCGGAATGGAAGAACAACCGCCGCGCCACGGCGCTGCTGTTCTCGGCCATGATCTTCGGCCTGAAGGCGGGCCTGTCCATCGGCGGCGCGCTGGTGGCCGGGCTGCTGTCGACCGTTGGCTACGACGCCACGCAGGCGGTGCAGGCCCCGGCCGTGGCCGATGGCATCCGCCTGTCCGTCAGCCTGTACGCGGCGATCCCGTTCCTGCTTGCCGTCGGCAGCCTGGCGTTCTACGAAATCAGGAAGTCGATGGAACGCACCATCGAACAGGAACTGGGCCTGCGCCGCGCCGCGGCCCCGCAATAG